Proteins encoded within one genomic window of Glycine soja cultivar W05 chromosome 1, ASM419377v2, whole genome shotgun sequence:
- the LOC114417154 gene encoding spindle and kinetochore-associated protein 1 homolog, producing the protein MNKNKAGASLDSLMSSFNARITQLQELVIARNMYPASGVEDLSAVDAAVSAMELQVKAIKDRLREEALAIPKTKKLIDASLRQQKKLQNMSLHVPYQMADKVTVSHLETSRCLFPEFSGQDSGSFEALKLEEEPAAVPKEKKGRGPPPTWYVTRSELDSLSSYMRGRLTLEKVNAAINDMVSYAEANAQLIVAPKKKLAENLWEKALEIRDIATMEGIKGKHFFLEADIKGPSLKLDNTGKAILTVLRHLGRINETRVGHNRVIILQKPH; encoded by the exons ATGAACAAGAACAAAGCTGGTGCATCGTTGGATTCCTTGATGTCTTCCTTCAACGCTCGCATAACGCAGCTTCAGGAGCTCGTCATTGCGCGAAACA TGTACCCTGCGAGCGGCGTCGAGGATCTGTCAGCGGTGGACGCGGCGGTGAGCGCGATGGAGCTTCAGGTGAAGGCTATCAAGGACCGCCTGCGCGAAGAGGCACTAGCCATTCCCAAAACCAAG AAACTGATTGATGCATCACTGCGGCAGCAAAAGAAACTGCAGAATATGTCTCTTCATGTTCCCTACCAAATGGCTGATAAAGTGACAGTGTCACATTTGGAAACTAGTAGATG TTTGTTTCCTGAATTTTCTGGACAAGACTCTGGATCATTTGAGGCCTTGAAGCTTGAGGAGGAGCCTGCAGCAGTACCCAAG gaaaaaaaaggtCGTGGTCCTCCACCAACGTGGTATGTTACTAGAAGTGAACTAGATTCCTTGTCATC ATACATGAGAGGCAGGCTTACACTAGAGAAGGTGAATGCAGCGATCAATGATATGGTGTCTTATGCTGAAGCAAATGCTCAACTTATAGTTGCCCCCAAAAAGAAG TTGGCAGAAAATCTTTGGGAAAAAGCCCTG GAAATAAGAGATATTGCAACCATGGAAGGGATTAAGGGAAAACACTTTTTCCTTGAAGCTGACATAAAAGGACCATCGCTTAAACTTGACAACACTGGAAAAGCAATACTGACT GTTCTTCGTCACCTTGGCCGAATCAATGAGACCCGTGTCGGACATAATCGGGTCATTATTCTACAAAAGCCTCACTAA
- the LOC114405346 gene encoding flavanone 3-dioxygenase 3-like — protein MAEIGSFASESYSSENKLKVAPLYSNANFSQLEVVDHYDVHPYSASDDDIPTIDYSLLFCDDPNKQFHALECLRDACQEYGFFYLVNHTIPDGVFDNILKGVSDFFNQTTLDERRNYSKKFPLDKIRWELNSSAGENREYLKVVAHPQYHFPSNPSGFSKILEEYGKEMRKIVIGLARAVSKTLGFEEHFVEKALNLKSGFDVLAMNLYPPNAKSKGAVGLSEHTDPGFVITLLQDINGGLQILSHKGKWINAYIPHHAILIQLGDQLEILTNGMYKSHIHRVIVGNNKVRRISVVGIHGPSLDKLISPSIEFVDEKHPQGYRGMTYKESLEVNGDDEIDVQSSLEQARLV, from the exons ATGGCTGAAATAGGTTCATTTGCATCCGAATCATACTCTTCTGAAAATAAGTTGAAGGTAGCCCCACTTTACTCCAATGCTAATTTCTCTCAGCTAGAAGTGGTAGACCATTATGATGTTCATCCATATTCAGCTTCTGATGATGACATACCCACTATTGATTACTCTCTACTCTTCTGTGATGACCCTAATAAGCAATTCCATGCCCTTGAATGCCTCCGTGATGCATGCCAGGAATATGGCTTCTTCTAT TTGGTAAACCATACCATCCCTGATGGAgtatttgataatatattaaaaggaGTTTCTGATTTCTTTAATCAAACAACCTTGGATGAGAGAAGGAACTACAGCAAAAAATTTCCATTGGATAAAATTCGATGGGAACTAAACTCCTCCGCTGGGGAAAACAGGGAATATCTAAAGGTTGTTGCTCATCCCCAATATCATTTTCCTTCCAACCCTTCAGGTTTCAG CAAAATTTTAGAAGAATATGGCAAAGAAATGAGAAAGATAGTAATTGGATTAGCAAGGGCAGTGTCTAAGACCTTAGGGTTTGAAGAACACTTCGTGGAGAAGGCATTGAACTTGAAATCAGGGTTTGACGTGTTGGCCATGAACCTTTATCCACCCAATGCCAAATCCAAGGGAGCCGTTGGCCTGTCTGAACACACTGACCCTGGCTTCGTCATTACACTTTTGCAAGATATAAATGGTGGTCTTCAAATTCTTTCCCACAAAGGGAAGTGGATCAATGCTTATATTCCCCATCATGCCATACTCATCCAGCTTGGTGATCAACTTGAg ATCTTAACCAATGGGATGTACAAGAGTCATATCCATCGAGTTATTGTTGGCAACAATAAGGTGCGAAGGATCTCTGTAGTGGGCATTCACGGACCTTCGTTGGACAAATTAATCAGCCCTAGCATAGAGTTTGTTGATGAAAAACACCCACAGGGATACCGTGGGATGACCTACAAAGAATCCTTGGAAGTAAACGGGGATGACGAGATCGATGTGCAATCATCACTTGAGCAAGCTAGATTAGTGTGA